Proteins from a genomic interval of Helicoverpa armigera isolate CAAS_96S chromosome 9, ASM3070526v1, whole genome shotgun sequence:
- the LOC126054294 gene encoding uncharacterized protein LOC126054294, producing FVNMLRLCIICVSFGFIQTAPFAYEDPFIPNYDSVDYNEMVNRPIRDLIMRRDPEMLLRPLEVRSKSNERVYSESDEIIRLPPSSEDFSELDSLPKTTYFEHGIQAALPLEYFLNTQNVPSPIVWDNQYLPVMDSSNYDVNVLNTDLTGNVDAEPYEIDLYPLVHTSVSAALNSVPPVNSLPPAYVAQMDDNMSTLETRADYDIDVLNPENSELMPPNLRITRSRSDFLEDLAHDAMMNNLLPTMSVPFVRGAGRSSVAQPAQRMGPVTATYPGASNNCAVPILLRCSPNIIRGTLSNTYLEQSPPVMSGTVYREKDSTGHKTLTKAKM from the coding sequence TTCGTGAATATGTTACGCCTGTGTATAATTTGTGTAAGCTTCGGCTTCATTCAGACTGCCCCGTTTGCATACGAGGATCCGTTTATACCTAACTATGACAGTGTCGATTACAATGAAATGGTTAATAGACCAATACGCGACCTTATCATGAGAAGAGATCCAGAAATGCTACTCAGACCTCTGGAGGTGAGAAGTAAATCAAATGAACGTGTATACAGCGAGAGTGACGAAATCATCAGATTGCCTCCTTCATCAGAAGACTTCAGTGAACTGGATTCTTTACCAAAGACAACTTATTTTGAACATGGAATTCAAGCTGCACTTCCTCTGGAATATTTCTTGAATACGCAGAACGTGCCATCACCAATCGTGTGGGACAACCAATACTTGCCCGTTATGGATTCAAGTAACTACGATGTAAATGTACTGAATACTGATTTAACTGGTAACGTAGATGCAGAACCATACGAAATTGATTTGTATCCGTTGGTGCATACCAGTGTGTCTGCGGCCCTGAACTCCGTGCCGCCGGTAAATAGTTTACCACCAGCCTATGTCGCGCAAATGGATGACAACATGTCAACGTTGGAGACTCGCGCTGACTACGACATTGATGTACTGAATCCTGAAAATTCTGAACTGATGCCACCTAACTTGCGAATTACTCGCTCGAGAAGTGATTTTTTGGAAGATTTAGCTCATGATGCGATGATGAATAATCTTCTACCGACCATGAGTGTGCCGTTTGTACGAGGTGCTGGCAGGTCGTCGGTGGCACAGCCGGCGCAGCGGATGGGTCCTGTGACAGCTACCTATCCTGGGGCGAGCAATAACTGCGCAGTGCCGATACTATTGCGCTGTTCTCCGAATATAATTCGCGGAACATTGTCCAATACCTACTTAGAACAATCGCCTCCCGTTATGTCAGGAACGGTTTATAGGGAAAAAGACTCCACTGGTCATAAGACGTTGACTAaagcaaaaatgtaa
- the LOC110372556 gene encoding uncharacterized protein LOC110372556, whose translation MEKLVAVSALVALAIAAPSHLGDGLAPQDWQPQGLTALADIQREKKSPSEPINPVQNTGISHASDVPSVHPETGSTLPTGRSLTLKKPLIVKKTYGYKVFRDSEEEKALADSNETCGRQVKVKLCDGEGNMRTTLKGSTPDGTHIHKTEDDVKHSIRMAKEAVENLQRDLKKMELKSSMKMAHESQSDTELHEDIEVARQALKHIHENFGNLESMSLHATSARDSDAVHDIHVTIAKTEEERIAQWKEAVANIQKNVEIARNIEESFKDASNQESFLHLDQSENASMKTDKHIEESSQSHVVSTEVNHMRLAHDTVMNHHLEHEANDEKLLNKATDETHEIEHIASEKLSSEDNMNMSPSDMIQVNLDNMKTQEPLRSESHKIHDQEKSADTKLELNVKNDKNDLVHEETAADHHHHDGKTSELIEDMTTGQSEHHIMQVPATKPVMEGTQIKLDEEKVTTFKTSENIPETSITSSGVVKPFTTDILEEQKVIDGKMEHHHEQQKNADDMAATDDMIDFLAKSATPLHHDNIENAEIMKEHATPENNDFKHLDNAPKSAEHKEFHSFGKQTENLMLLKSADDISLSGPQNQHMTQHAQLSHIEGHPSMKEAEEHLHHLQHINTGILADDNRHLDEPTMKAADNFDKTWAMKPKQAIHSSLHAFKQLENAPKSADHREFHHFAKQNENLMLPKSADHGLLPDLQKQHAPLSHIESHASMKAAEHMHHLQHVNTGLMAHENRRLDHLPSMRADNFDQELEMTRGLPHGHGIITENTMDHMRNSHLVGHSQIPSKMGLAHDFELASHVQPHLHHPGRFPQNSMMHSSMHEMTGMGSAMHPHFHPSMREASAMEGFASDHMFRWKPTHESARGAYGSGLSGSIGSSGAVGVFPNANTGGCAIPLLLSCSPSVVSGSLAKATSASAGPSSYSAPSYRAEEDFMFHNKRDVKNTNDVRTTTAMRTPTTLKQKTTQTVEKQL comes from the coding sequence ATGGAGAAACTTGTAGCAGTATCTGCTCTGGTAGCTCTTGCCATCGCGGCCCCGTCTCACCTCGGGGACGGCTTGGCGCCTCAGGACTGGCAACCTCAAGGGTTGACTGCTTTAGCTGATATTCAGAGAGAAAAGAAGTCACCTTCGGAACCCATCAACCCTGTTCAAAATACTGGAATCTCACATGCAAGTGATGTTCCAAGTGTTCACCCTGAAACCGGATCAACGCTGCCTACCGGAAGAAGTTTAACTTTGAAGAAGCCGCTGATTGTAAAGAAGACATACGGATACAAAGTATTCCGCGACTCTGAAGAAGAAAAAGCTCTGGCAGACTCTAATGAAACATGTGGGCGTCAAGTCAAGGTCAAACTCTGTGACGGTGAAGGAAATATGAGAACTACACTGAAAGGCTCTACTCCTGACGGCACCCACATCCACAAGACAGAAGATGATGTGAAGCACAGTATCAGAATGGCCAAGGAAGCTGTGGAGAACCTACAAAGAGATCTGAAGAAAATGGAACTCAAAAGTTCCATGAAAATGGCACATGAATCGCAATCCGACACTGAATTGCATGAAGATATTGAAGTAGCGAGACAAGCTCTGAAACATATCCATGAAAACTTTGGTAACTTAGAATCCATGAGTTTACATGCTACTTCAGCAAGGGACTCTGATGCTGTTCATGATATTCACGTCACGATAGCAAAAACAGAAGAAGAGAGGATAGCGCAGTGGAAAGAAGCTGTCGCCAACATTCAAAAGAATGTTGAGATAGCCAGAAATATTGAAGAAAGCTTCAAAGATGCTAGCAACCAGGAGAGTTTTTTGCACTTGGATCAATCAGAAAATGCATCTATGAAAACTGACAAGCACATTGAAGAAAGTAGTCAGTCACATGTGGTATCAACCGAGGTAAACCATATGCGTCTTGCACATGATACCGTGATGAATCATCACCTTGAACATGAAGCTAATGACGAGAAGCTATTGAACAAGGCTACCGATGAAACTCATGAGATTGAACATATTGCTAGTGAAAAACTTAGTTCCGAAGATAACATGAATATGTCCCCTTCTGACATGATTCAGGTGAATTTAGATAACATGAAAACTCAAGAACCTTTAAGAAGTGAAAGCCATAAAATTCATGATCAAGAAAAGAGCGCTGATACAAAACTAGAACTCAACGTGAAAAACGACAAGAACGACTTAGTACATGAAGAaactgctgctgatcatcatcatcatgatggCAAGACCTCAGAACTAATTGAAGATATGACAACAGGACAATCTGAACACCATATAATGCAAGTACCAGCTACAAAACCAGTTATGGAAGGAACTCAAATCAAATTGGATGAAGAAAAAGTCACCACGTTTAAAACATCGGAAAATATTCCTGAAACTTCTATAACTTCAAGCGGTGTTGTTAAACCCTTCACTACAGACATTCTTGAGGAACAAAAAGTGATTGATGGAAAAATGGAACATCACCATGAACAGCAAAAAAATGCTGATGACATGGCAGCTACTGATGACATGATTGATTTTTTGGCAAAATCTGCGACCCCATTACATCACGACAACATTGAAAATGCGGAGATTATGAAAGAACACGCTACCCCGGAAAACAATGACTTCAAACACCTTGACAACGCACCTAAATCAGCAGAACACAAAGAATTCCACAGTTTTGGCAAGCAAACTGAAAATCTTATGCTGTTAAAATCTGCCGATGATATTTCACTTTCTGGTCCACAAAACCAGCACATGACTCAACACGCGCAGTTGTCTCACATTGAAGGTCACCCGTCAATGAAAGAAGCGGAAGAGCATTTGCATCACTTGCAACATATTAACACTGGAATCTTAGCAGACGACAACAGACATTTGGATGAACCTACAATGAAAGCTGCCGACAATTTCGACAAGACCTGGGCAATGAAGCCAAAGCAAGCCATTCACAGCTCGCTGCATGCATTCAAACAGCTTGAAAACGCACCTAAATCAGCAGATCACAGAGAATTCCACCACTTTGCGAAGCAAAATGAAAATCTTATGTTGCCAAAATCTGCCGACCATGGTTTGCTTCCTGATCTCCAGAAACAGCACGCGCCCTTGTCTCACATTGAAAGTCACGCGTCAATGAAAGCAGCAGAACACATGCATCACTTGCAGCATGTGAACACTGGACTCATGGCTCATGAAAATAGACGTTTGGATCATTTGCCTTCAATGAGAGCTGACAATTTTGATCAGGAACTTGAGATGACTCGTGGACTGCCGCATGGTCATGGTATCATCACCGAAAATACTATGGATCATATGAGGAACTCGCACCTGGTTGGACACAGTCAGATCCCGAGCAAAATGGGACTTGCTCACGACTTTGAATTAGCAAGCCACGTTCAACCTCATCTTCACCACCCTGGAAGATTCCCGCAAAACTCAATGATGCACTCATCTATGCACGAGATGACCGGTATGGGAAGTGCTATGCACCCTCATTTTCACCCTAGCATGAGGGAAGCTAGCGCAATGGAAGGTTTCGCGTCTGACCACATGTTCCGTTGGAAGCCCACTCACGAATCTGCTAGAGGTGCCTACGGTTCAGGTTTGTCCGGTTCCATCGGCTCTTCTGGTGCAGTTGGGGTGTTCCCGAACGCAAACACTGGAGGGTGCGCCATCCCGTTGTTGCTGAGTTGCTCACCGTCAGTGGTGTCGGGAAGCTTGGCTAAGGCCACCTCAGCGTCAGCCGGTCCATCGTCTTACAGCGCCCCCTCTTACCGAGCAGAAGAGGACTTCATGTTCCACAACAAGCGTGATGTCAAGAACACAAACGATGTGAGAACTACAACCGCCATGCGCACACCAACTACTCTTAAACAGAAGACCACACAGACGGTGGAAAAACAGTTGTGA